A stretch of the Hippocampus zosterae strain Florida chromosome 16, ASM2543408v3, whole genome shotgun sequence genome encodes the following:
- the npas2 gene encoding neuronal PAS domain-containing protein 2 isoform X4 produces the protein MVDQNILNFLPELEHGEVYKLLSSHMLMTDPIAADFLTSEAHVEFCCHLARGNIDPKEPPVYEYVKFVGDFKFHNNVPTSSCNEVELTLPRSLQTSLEEQACLIATVRLVTPQFLKDLCNVDDPCDEFTSRHSLEWKFLFLDHRASPIIGYLPFEVLGTSGYDYYHVDDLELIAQCHKQLMQFGKGKSCYYRFLTKGQQWIWLRTHSYITYHQWNSKPEFIVCTHTVVSYAEVRAERRRAFGLEELSPPEIAPSSVKAQELYLDMCSTLDPPPDRNSGARSVSSHSSRKSSHTALSDSASANSYTDTCTPSWQLTSIGTERTPARLQVSRSKNSIQRQNSFDLVPQMSLPISPACSKNTAMQQQTHQQSSMFQLQQPQLGVMNQLKEQLEERTRILQADIKTQQQELHDIKEKLHLANLQMLLQQPIHNEIGQQPSQQQQPQQPPQQQQGPGRPASQSQSGVIRQLAGHPKPPSCGAHSTSPHSLLRENSSPSTQVPQRISRSGQVQSVSLPVQTNTSLTMPLYSNPMMFSQTNTRPLHDANQRHANNDFSQDGQLRMLLNQPMQTLVPTSSGSTQSSQQCNMGIPQTIYTLEQQIITPSFPMQQVNCNAVLVPSQVFTSPIMIPHNSFISHQSQQSYQAQPQASQHSLHLQQPQQFFQMTQGLVHSGSTPAFLHTANIPQQGTVGYIQQQQQPQTQQQQPQQRQYQHSQNQNANVSDLRNMLTR, from the exons GTGAGGCACATGTGGAATTTTGCTGTCACCTTGCCCGAGGTAACatcgatccaaaagagccgccTGTGTACGAGTATGTCAAGTTTGTCGGAGATTTCAAGTTTCATAACAATG TGCCTACGTCCTCTTGTAATGAGGTTGAATTGACGTTACCAAGAAGCCTGCAGACGTCGCTGGAGGAGCAGGCCTGCCTCATTGCCACTGTGCGATTAGTCACGCCGCAGTTTCTCAAG GATTTGTGCAATGTGGATGATCCTTGCGATGAATTCACGTCCAGACACAGTCTCGAATGGAAGTTTCTGTTTTTAGATCACAG AGCTTCTCCAATCATCGGATATTTACCCTTTGAAGTTCTTGGAACATCAGGCTACGATTACTATCATGTGGATGACTTGGAGCTTATAGCTCAATGTCACAAGCAAC taATGCAGTTTGGAAAGGGTAAATCCTGCTATTATCGCTTTCTGACGAAGGGTCAGCAGTGGATTTGGTTGCGGACGCACTCCTACATTACTTATCATCAATGGAACTCCAAACCTGAGTTCATCGTGTGTACTCACACTGTTGTCAG TTATGCTGAAGTACGAGCTGAAAGGAGGCGAGCTTTTGGCCTTGAGGAGTTGTCTCCTCCTGAGATAGCTCCCTCCTCTGTGAAG GCCCAAGAGTTATACTTGGACATGTGCTCCACACTGGATCCGCCACCGGACAGAAACAGCGGTGCACGTTCGGTCTCCTCCCACAGCTCTCGGAAATCCTCCCACACAGCACTGTCAGACTCCGCGT CAGCAAACTCGTACACAGACACCTGCACACCATCATGGCAGTTGACTTCTATTGGGACTGAGAGGACACCTGCCAGACTCCAAGTTAGTCGTTCAAAG AATTCAATCCAAAGACAAAATTCGTTTGACCTGGTGCCCCAAATGAGCCTCCCTATTTCTCCTGCATGCAGCAAGAACACAGCGATG CAACAGCAAACGCACCAACAGTCGTCCATGTTTCAGCTGCAGCAGCCTCAGCTGGGTGTCATGAACCAGCTGAAGGAGCAACTAGAGGAAAGGACACGCATCCTGCAGGCCGACATAAAGACGCAGCAGCAGGAGCTGCATGACATCAAGGAGAAGCTTCACCTCGCTAATCTTCAG ATGTTGCTACAACAGCCTATCCACAATGAAATTGGCCAACAGCcgtcgcagcagcagcagccgcaacaaccgccgcagcagcagcagggccCGGGCAGGCCAGCCTCACAGAGCCAATCAGGGGTCATCAGGCAGCTCGCAGGCCACCCGAAGCCACCGTCCTGCGGTGCTCACAGTACGTCCCCTCACtcgcttctgagagagaacagcTCGCCCTCGACGCAG GTCCCACAGAGGATATCTCGAAGCGGTCAGGTGCAGTCAGTGAGTTTGCCAGTGCAGACCAACACGAGTCTGACCATGCCCCTCTACAGCAACCCCATGATGTTTTCTCAGACCAACACGAGGCCTCTACATGACGCAAACCAAAGACACGCGAACAATGACTTCAGCCAAGATGGACAACTCCG GATGCTCCTGAACCAGCCAATGCAGACACTGGTCCCCACGAGCAGTGGGTCCACGCAGTCCTCCCAGCAGTGCAACATGGGCATTCCCCAGACCAT ATATACCTTAGAGCAGCAGATCATCACACCCTCGTTCCCCATGCAACAGGTCAACTGCAACGCCGTGCTTGTGCCCTCTCAGGTGTTCACGTCGCCTATAATGATCCCACACAACAGCTTCATCTCCCACCAGTCGCAACAAAGCTATCAGGCTCAGCCTCAGGCCTCCCAGCACTCCCTGCATCTGCAGCAGCCCCAGCAGTTCTTTCAG atgaCTCAAGGACTTGTGCACAGCGGATCCACTCCAGCATTCTTACACACTGCCAACATCCCACAACAGGGCACTGTGGGATacatccagcagcagcagcagccgcaaACACAACAGCAACAGCCACAACAAAGACAATACCAACATTCCCAAAACCAGAATGCTAATGTTTCAGACTTGAGGAATATGCTAACGCGGTAG
- the radx gene encoding RPA-related protein RADX: MDDTSSTSTSIPRLSFLRRTMDQLSTSQNRKLNVEEEEAASVAVIALQRYLCDPSEGQPCERYSYDVTVTDGVWRAKCYLHPSLNHLVHTNSLRTGSDIIITQCSFVYNERRLGHGYICIEKLRCSSGESSLLSHIRDVRTLPVLVKSGMESSTLLQSDVPLQPNRKHYLSLWNNEYPEGDVWTSAPPSPRDSVLDVNRISLINNLESAFRNTCKPLPLLVKILQKSRLRYYGRIGSNIDFPYQAYFEVADQSGIMSLVLWNELCPQFYNSLKVGTVLYIQNYALKQSYSSRSRPKMDHYGIKMFTSIEICLNARNPTSIITVVPPKNVQPQWSLPDVSYRFATRSDVETFPNNSVCDIIGLVTFVGRVERVKRKGNTGPEKYWSFRWVHAVDGTSEHPFVLELFSSSQPEIFGNIWPMTYLVCTQMRVCQVEGSLPYLTSSCETEMFITGYHKGQPYKNDPTVQNLIQRNKTLKDNVVLQKAYIGGHYCYPHAPCTFTQPVGETSDQVPLVAASDLKKELETVQYREHKKLAIQGQITAVRYVEKSSVSEPQGLGAKEVPGVSTGDQDVCNASLSVNSASASSEQTSVKRKRTIKTRNTEQSSVSSVPAKRGARNIEVEREPQVNEGDPGTLEQSPQPQNEGLNLLSWESCGWSRQRQELSVHLHHGTLHQDSISRRFTLEEKNALLRWSNLHPMRWTPEQSADTLPTTVCAGYYQVTILGINKQIAVDAVFLPIERSGEHRAVGLPPGRHDDTMLSCLSSGFVCPLSGVPSSHSEVAHYRPEDIMATASELEDTHLVCVLDICHLGGEEVEVLISKVYKVTEVSVK, encoded by the exons ATGGATGATACCTCATCGACGTCGACTAGTATTCCTCGCCTGTCTTTCCTTCGGAGGACAATGGACCAGTTATCGACCAGCCAAAATCGTAAACTAAatgtggaggaagaggaggcggcgAGTGTCGCTGTCATCGCACTTCAGCGCTACTTGTGCGACCCAAGTGAAGGACAGCCGTGTGAGCGCTACAGCTACGACGTGACTGTCACCGACGGAGTGTGGCGTGCCAAATGCTACCTTCATCCAAGTTTAAATCACTTGGTTCACACCAATAGCCTTAGAACAGGCTCAGACATCATCATCACGCAGTGCTCGTTCGTTTATAACGAGCGGAGACTGGGTCACGGCTACATTTGCATCGAAAAATTAAGGTGCAGCTCGGGTGAATCCTCGCTGCTGTCTCACATTCGGGATGTGAGGACACTGCCCGTTCTGGTCAAAAGCGGCATGGAGAGTAGCACCTTGCTTCAAAGCGACGTACCCCTCCAGCCGAACCGCAAACACTACTTGTCTCTGTGGAACAATGAGTATCCTGAGGGGGACGTGTGGACCTCGGCGCCTCCCTCGCCGCGTGACTCAGTGCTGGACG TGAACAGGATCTCTCTTATAAATAACCTGGAGTCAGCATTTAGGAACACATGCAAACCCCTCCCTCTTCTGGTGAAGATATTACAGAAATCCAGATTGAGATATTATGGCAGGATCGGATCCAATATCGATTTCCCCTACCAG GCATATTTTGAAGTTGCAGACCAGAGCGGCATCATGTCTCTTGTGCTTTGGAATGAGCTCTGTCCACAGTTCTACAACTCGCTCAAAGTTGGAACGGTGTTGTACATCCAGAATTATGCTCTTAAGCAGAGTTATTCAAGTCGTTCGCGCCCAAAAATGGATCATTATGGAATCAAGATGTTCACCTCAATTG AAATCTGCCTGAACGCTCGCAACCCAACTTCAATTATCACAGTGGTACCACCGAAGAATGTTCAGCCTCAGTGGTCATTGCCTGATGTGTCCTACCGCTTTGCCACAAG ATCAGATGTCGAAACGTTTCCCAACAACTCTGTTTGTGACATCATCGGTTTGGTGACATTTGTTGGTCGTGTTGAAAGAGTAAAGCGTAAAGGCAACACGG GCCCCGAGAAGTACTGGTCTTTCCGCTGGGTCCACGCAGTGGATGGCACATCAGAGCATCCTTTTGTCCTAGAATTGTTTTCCTCCTCCCAGCCAGAAATCTTTGGCAATATATGGCCAA TGACTTACTTAGTCTGCACTCAGATGCGAGTGTGCCAAGTGGAAGGATCCTTGCCTTACCTCACCAGTAGCTGCGAGACAGAGATGTTCATTACAG GTTACCACAAGGGTCAACCATACAAGAATGACCCCACAGTGCAGAACCTCATCCAGCGGAACAAGACTCTGAAAGACAATGTGGTTCTTCAGAAGGCATATATTGGAGGCCATTATTGCTACCCTCACGCCCCGTGCACATTCACCCAGCCAGTGGGAGAGACCTCAG ATCAAGTTCCGCTTGTTGCTGCTTCTGACTTGAAAAAGGAGTTGGAGACCGTGCAATATAGAGAACATAAAAAGCTTGCCATTCAAGGTCAGATCACGGCGGTCAGATATGTGGAAAAGTCCAGCGTGTCTGAGCCACAAGGCCTTGGGGCAAAGGAG GTGCCAGGTGTGTCTACAGGCGACCAGGATGTGTGCAATGCATCTTTGTCAGTCAACTCTGCGTCTGCCTCATCTGAACAAACatctgtgaaaagaaaaaggacGATAAAGACAAG AAATACAGAGCAGAGTTCAGTGAGCAGCGTGCCGGCAAAACG AGGAGCCAGAAATATAGAAGTTGAAAGAGAGCCGCAGGTGAATGAGGGAGATCCGGGAACGCTTGAACAGAGTCCGCAACCCCAAAATGAAG GCCTCAATCTGCTCTCCTGGGAGAGCTGCGGGTGGTCACGCCAACGTCAAGAACTGTCTGTGCATTTGCATCACGGGACTCTTCATCAGGACAGCATTTCTCGAAGGTTCACCTTAGAGGAGAAGAATGCCCTCCTTCGGTGGAGCAACCTTCATCCCATGCGCTGGACACCAGAGCAGTCAGCGGACACACTCCCAACCACTGTTTGCGCGGGATACTATCAGGTTACCATACTTG GCATAAACAAGCAAATAGCTGTTGACGCAGTATTTTTACCCATTGAGCGCTCCGGTGAGCACAGAGCCGTCGGGCTTCCTCCGGGTCGTCATGATGACACCATGCTGTCTTGTCTCTCTTCTGGTTTCGTCTGCCCTCTGAGCGGTGTCCCCTCGAGCCACAGTGAAGTGGCACACTACAGACCAG AGGACATCATGGCCACTGCCAGCGAGCTGGAGGACACGCATTTGGTGTGTGTCTTGGACATTTGTCACCTTGGtggagaggaggtggaggtACTGATTAGCAAAGTGTACAAAGTGACTGAAGTTTCTGTTAAGtag